A genomic window from Verrucomicrobiia bacterium includes:
- a CDS encoding EVE domain-containing protein, which yields MAKQYWLVKQEPAAYPWSRFVAEGRTAWTGVRNFQARNNLRAMARGDAVLYYHSVTGKSVVGIARVERGAYPDPTAPGEDWSCVDLVPVKALTTPVPLDQLKADPITRSMALLRQSRLSVTPLTAAEFARVLELSGTR from the coding sequence ATGGCGAAACAGTACTGGCTGGTGAAGCAGGAGCCCGCGGCCTATCCGTGGTCCCGATTCGTCGCGGAGGGTCGCACCGCCTGGACCGGCGTCCGCAATTTCCAGGCCCGAAACAATCTGCGGGCGATGGCCCGCGGGGATGCGGTGCTCTACTACCACAGCGTCACCGGGAAATCCGTGGTGGGCATCGCCCGGGTCGAGCGCGGGGCGTATCCGGACCCGACGGCTCCCGGAGAAGACTGGTCCTGCGTGGACCTCGTTCCCGTCAAGGCCCTCACGACCCCCGTCCCGCTGGACCAGCTCAAGGCGGATCCCATCACCCGCTCCATGGCACTGCTCCGCCAATCCCGCCTCAGCGTGACCCCGTTGACGGCAGCGGAATTTGCGCGCGTGCTGGAACTGTCGGGCACCCGATGA
- the speA gene encoding biosynthetic arginine decarboxylase — MSDHPDPGSPPETWSIESARVLYNVHRWGAGYFDINDEGHVVAKPLQNGVEVDLVDVIEEARARGLKFPLLIRFQDILRHRVQALNEAFRASIAEFGYKGVYRGVFPIKVNQLREVVEEILEAGRPYHFGLEVGSKPELYAGMALQDQPGSLIICNGYKDTAFIKLALQGIKLGKSVILVVEKLEELRQIIAVSRQMNVEPMIGIRARLLSKGAGKWAESGGENAKFGLSTSELLAAADLLRRENLCGAFRLLHFHIGSQVPDILTVKKAVQEAARFYAKLQKLGFQIAYLDVGGGLGVDYDGSRSAFDSSTNYSLQEYTNDIVYYTADVCKAEGVPHPDIVSESGRALVAHHSVLIVEVFGAIDKTPPSLNFTYGDQEHQIVRELLDMRNNLARWNKLEAFHDALERKEDAHQMFTLGVLELADKAKIESLYWEICEQVVASFKGQAYVPEEIRRLEDSLGQQYLCNFSVFQSLLDHWALGQLFPIMPVSRLQERPTCEGTLVDITCDSDGQVNKFVDLRDVRDTLPLHELRHQAETQEPYPLGFFLMGAYQDIMGDLHNLFGRVNEVHVFLEPDEPAGYYVEEVIEGNTIIESLRAVQYDEGELKRQMKAQVDAAIRSDRLKPNEGMRLLDEYERGLKDYTYLSIP; from the coding sequence ATGAGTGATCACCCCGACCCGGGATCTCCCCCCGAGACCTGGTCCATCGAGTCCGCCCGCGTCCTGTACAACGTCCATCGCTGGGGCGCCGGGTACTTCGACATCAACGACGAGGGGCACGTCGTGGCCAAACCGCTCCAGAACGGGGTCGAGGTGGATCTGGTGGACGTCATCGAGGAGGCCAGGGCCCGGGGCCTGAAGTTCCCGCTGCTGATCCGGTTCCAGGACATCCTCCGCCACCGGGTCCAGGCGCTCAACGAAGCCTTCCGCGCCAGCATCGCGGAATTCGGCTACAAGGGGGTGTACCGGGGCGTGTTCCCGATCAAGGTCAACCAGCTCCGGGAGGTGGTGGAGGAGATCCTCGAGGCGGGCCGCCCCTACCACTTCGGCCTCGAAGTGGGCAGCAAGCCGGAACTGTACGCCGGCATGGCGCTTCAGGATCAGCCCGGCTCGCTGATCATCTGCAACGGCTACAAGGACACCGCGTTCATCAAGCTGGCGCTCCAGGGCATCAAACTCGGCAAGTCCGTGATCCTCGTGGTCGAGAAACTGGAGGAACTGCGCCAGATCATCGCCGTCTCCCGCCAGATGAACGTCGAACCGATGATCGGCATCCGGGCGCGACTGCTCAGCAAGGGCGCCGGGAAGTGGGCCGAGAGCGGGGGCGAAAACGCCAAGTTCGGACTCAGCACCTCCGAGTTGCTGGCCGCCGCCGACCTGCTGCGCCGGGAAAACCTCTGCGGCGCCTTCCGCCTGCTCCATTTCCACATCGGCTCCCAGGTGCCGGACATCCTCACCGTCAAGAAGGCGGTCCAGGAGGCCGCGCGATTCTACGCAAAACTGCAGAAACTGGGGTTCCAGATCGCATACCTGGACGTCGGAGGCGGCCTGGGGGTGGACTACGACGGCTCCCGCAGCGCCTTCGACAGCTCCACCAACTACTCGCTGCAGGAATACACCAACGACATCGTCTACTACACCGCCGACGTCTGCAAGGCGGAGGGGGTGCCGCATCCGGACATCGTCAGCGAGAGCGGACGCGCCCTCGTCGCCCACCACAGCGTCCTGATCGTCGAGGTGTTCGGGGCCATAGACAAGACGCCCCCATCGCTGAACTTCACCTACGGCGACCAGGAGCACCAGATCGTCCGGGAGCTGCTCGACATGCGGAACAACCTCGCCCGATGGAACAAGCTCGAGGCGTTTCACGACGCCCTGGAGCGCAAGGAGGACGCCCACCAGATGTTCACCCTTGGCGTGCTCGAACTGGCCGACAAGGCGAAGATCGAATCGTTGTACTGGGAGATCTGTGAGCAGGTCGTGGCCAGCTTCAAGGGTCAGGCCTACGTGCCGGAGGAAATCCGCCGGCTCGAGGACTCCCTGGGCCAGCAGTACCTCTGCAACTTCAGCGTCTTCCAGTCCCTGCTCGACCATTGGGCGCTCGGCCAGCTCTTTCCCATCATGCCGGTGAGCCGCCTCCAGGAACGGCCCACCTGCGAAGGCACGCTGGTGGACATCACCTGCGACTCCGACGGTCAGGTCAACAAGTTCGTGGACCTGCGGGACGTGCGCGACACGCTGCCGCTCCACGAGTTGCGCCACCAGGCGGAGACCCAGGAGCCGTACCCGCTCGGGTTCTTCCTGATGGGGGCCTATCAGGACATCATGGGCGATCTCCACAACCTGTTCGGGCGCGTGAACGAGGTCCACGTGTTCCTCGAGCCCGACGAGCCGGCAGGCTACTACGTGGAGGAGGTCATCGAGGGCAACACCATCATCGAGTCGCTCCGCGCGGTGCAATACGATGAGGGCGAGCTGAAGCGGCAGATGAAGGCCCAGGTGGACGCCGCCATCCGCTCCGACCGCCTCAAGCCCAACGAGGGCATGCGCCTGCTCGACGAGTACGAGCGCGGGCTCAAGGACTACACCTACCTGTCCATCCCTTGA
- a CDS encoding lamin tail domain-containing protein, which produces MKTTCLPLLLLLVLPSSVATLPAAALEVFAAWDFNQVPGTPEDTNAPPPSVGVGAARPLGGVAAGLAAGDPTGSGGRGWNLSRFPAQGTGPLTAGARFAVSTAGWESLQLSFRHRFSARASAAVQVRVSGDGVAFVPALAYTAPGADRWHLVTVPLDAIPVAADTAGFVVEIVAAFAAGTNRYAAAGPSSTYATSGTWRFDDVELSGLRTWDPPGAPRVVVPPTGQSLVVGQALRLGVGISGAEPLAYQWQFDGVDLPGETGPVLERDAAVASDAGRYRVVVWNGLGDVVSDEVTVSVAPPPPHYVVMDCGALHARVIGPDFAWPGLEKPVRIEGIVTTHASLATAEHRLFFLQDATGGVAVWWRGAGAAGEALPEAGSRVRVVGPVVQTAGMLRVAPEVGNASHSVTVLETGLALPEPVEFDWDWGEDPVRLEALEGRRVRVSAVTLDVRTPLFPGRGANLTLTSVDTRRTVVLRVEGNTAGAWVDLAGQPKPVGAFTVTGVWAQSDTSRPYTTGYHLVPTRFADLIPDGRPPEVEWTVQLVDLQRRGDAQTNAFSEQVLRPGEGIRLQATFVEDQGAVAPSGEDLVPEGAVLDWGTPEVLEDGRHRLKAGLRWTATTAHAGRLHRIRIAAAGPGAVRRLNGSVYVPSAAEQGIVITEFFANPPVRPGAAGFNPLHREEWPPSDAALAGRIASWDEFVELVNLGTVPVDLGGWTLADATRTRAWMDPGAPTSRLPAGAALVWYGGPVGSHPPQLPVVAVPALLAGSTGSSADGLGLNNTGDTLVLRNAAGHLIERIVYTARQIPAAGSLVRWPIPEGDWGAQSNLDGGLLATPGLPPVGEIWVAGGAVPTLELRVDVVDGLLRLQWASHEGAAICDLHAAASPDGPWARLAEGLEDSEITLEPGDVSQFYQVRLR; this is translated from the coding sequence ATGAAAACCACATGCCTCCCGCTCCTGCTCCTGCTCGTGTTGCCCTCCAGCGTCGCCACCCTGCCGGCGGCCGCGCTCGAAGTGTTTGCCGCCTGGGACTTCAACCAGGTCCCCGGAACCCCCGAGGATACGAATGCACCGCCGCCTTCGGTGGGCGTGGGTGCCGCCCGACCCCTTGGGGGCGTCGCGGCGGGACTGGCCGCCGGGGATCCCACCGGGAGCGGTGGGCGCGGCTGGAATCTCTCCCGATTTCCCGCGCAGGGAACCGGCCCGCTGACGGCCGGGGCCCGTTTCGCCGTGAGCACTGCCGGCTGGGAGTCGCTTCAGCTTTCCTTCCGGCACCGTTTCTCGGCCCGGGCCAGTGCCGCCGTGCAAGTCCGGGTCTCCGGGGACGGCGTGGCCTTTGTCCCCGCGCTGGCGTACACGGCGCCGGGAGCGGACCGGTGGCACCTGGTGACGGTGCCGCTGGATGCCATTCCGGTGGCGGCGGACACCGCCGGCTTCGTGGTGGAGATTGTCGCCGCCTTTGCCGCCGGCACCAACCGCTACGCCGCTGCCGGCCCGTCGAGCACCTACGCGACCTCCGGGACCTGGCGGTTTGATGACGTGGAACTGTCGGGACTTCGCACCTGGGATCCGCCCGGGGCGCCGCGGGTCGTGGTGCCGCCCACCGGTCAGTCTCTCGTCGTCGGCCAAGCGCTGCGACTTGGCGTGGGGATCTCCGGAGCGGAGCCGCTGGCGTATCAGTGGCAGTTCGACGGCGTTGATCTGCCCGGGGAGACCGGTCCAGTCCTGGAACGGGACGCCGCGGTGGCGTCCGATGCCGGCCGCTACCGGGTGGTGGTCTGGAACGGGCTCGGTGATGTAGTGAGCGACGAGGTGACGGTGTCGGTCGCCCCGCCGCCACCGCACTACGTGGTGATGGACTGTGGTGCCCTGCACGCGCGGGTGATCGGACCCGATTTTGCCTGGCCTGGCCTTGAGAAGCCGGTGCGGATCGAGGGCATCGTGACGACCCATGCCAGCCTGGCGACAGCGGAGCACCGGCTATTCTTCCTGCAGGACGCCACCGGGGGCGTGGCGGTCTGGTGGCGGGGCGCCGGTGCCGCTGGTGAGGCGTTGCCGGAGGCGGGATCCCGCGTCCGGGTGGTGGGGCCGGTCGTACAGACCGCAGGGATGCTTCGGGTGGCGCCCGAGGTGGGTAACGCGAGCCATTCCGTGACGGTGCTTGAAACGGGCCTGGCGCTCCCGGAACCGGTGGAGTTCGACTGGGATTGGGGTGAGGACCCGGTGCGACTGGAGGCGCTGGAAGGCCGGCGGGTCCGGGTGTCGGCGGTGACCCTGGATGTCCGCACACCGTTGTTTCCCGGGCGCGGCGCCAACCTCACGCTGACTTCCGTGGACACGCGCCGCACGGTGGTGCTGCGGGTCGAGGGCAATACCGCCGGTGCCTGGGTGGATCTGGCCGGACAGCCCAAGCCGGTGGGGGCCTTCACCGTCACGGGTGTCTGGGCGCAGAGCGACACTTCGCGACCGTACACCACCGGGTACCATCTGGTGCCGACACGGTTTGCCGACCTGATTCCGGATGGACGCCCGCCCGAGGTGGAATGGACGGTCCAGTTGGTGGACCTGCAGCGCCGGGGCGATGCGCAGACCAATGCGTTTTCCGAGCAGGTGCTGCGCCCGGGCGAGGGAATCCGGTTGCAGGCGACGTTTGTGGAGGATCAGGGAGCGGTGGCGCCGTCCGGGGAGGACCTGGTTCCGGAGGGAGCCGTGCTGGATTGGGGCACCCCCGAGGTTCTCGAGGATGGACGCCATCGCCTGAAGGCCGGTTTGCGGTGGACGGCGACGACGGCGCATGCGGGTCGCCTTCATCGGATTCGGATTGCGGCTGCGGGCCCGGGCGCCGTCCGACGGCTGAACGGGAGCGTGTATGTGCCGTCGGCAGCCGAGCAAGGGATCGTGATCACCGAATTCTTCGCCAATCCCCCGGTGCGGCCCGGGGCGGCCGGGTTCAATCCGCTTCATCGCGAGGAGTGGCCTCCCTCCGATGCGGCTCTCGCCGGGCGGATCGCCTCGTGGGACGAATTTGTCGAACTTGTCAACCTGGGGACCGTCCCCGTGGATCTGGGCGGCTGGACCCTTGCGGACGCCACCCGGACTCGGGCATGGATGGATCCCGGCGCCCCAACATCCCGGCTGCCCGCGGGCGCGGCGTTGGTCTGGTATGGGGGGCCTGTGGGTTCACATCCACCGCAGCTCCCGGTTGTGGCTGTTCCCGCGTTGCTTGCCGGATCCACCGGGTCCAGCGCCGACGGCCTGGGGCTCAACAACACCGGCGACACCCTGGTGCTGCGCAATGCGGCGGGGCATCTCATCGAGCGCATCGTGTACACGGCGCGACAGATTCCCGCGGCGGGATCGTTGGTCCGCTGGCCGATTCCGGAGGGCGACTGGGGCGCGCAATCAAACCTGGATGGCGGCCTGTTGGCGACCCCGGGGCTGCCGCCTGTTGGGGAGATTTGGGTTGCCGGGGGGGCGGTCCCAACCCTCGAACTGCGGGTTGACGTTGTGGATGGATTGCTCCGGCTCCAGTGGGCTTCGCACGAAGGGGCCGCGATTTGTGATCTCCATGCCGCAGCAAGTCCCGACGGACCCTGGGCCCGGCTTGCGGAGGGGTTGGAGGATTCAGAAATCACGTTGGAGCCCGGGGATGTCTCCCAGTTTTATCAAGTGCGTCTTCGGTGA